The genomic window CCGGCCGAAGAACCGCTCGGCGTTCGACCAGCTCTGCAGCATGCGGGCGGGGTCGATCTCGACGCTGCGGAGCGCGACGACGCTCGCGGCCAGCAGGGCGACGATCGTGAGGCCGGCCGCGACGCGCTCGGGCGAGACCCGGCGACGAGGAGGCGCGGCGACGGGCGCGATGACCTGGTCGGTCGTGCGCGGGCGCTCGGTCACGGCGGTCATCGGACGATGTCCCCGGCGGAGGCGGTGCCTGCGGTGCCTGCGGCGCTGCCGGCGCCTGCGGTGCTGCCGGCCCCGGCAAGCTCCAGCTCGATGGCCTCGAGCTGGCCGGTGCTGGTCGCGACGCGGCCGTAGATCTCCATCACCTGGGCCTTCGACAGGCCCTCGGTCTCGGTGTCGAGCACGACCGCGCCGTGCCGGAGGCCGACGATCCGGTCGGCCCACGAGAGCGCGAGGTCGACCTGGTGCAGGCTGCAGATCACGGTCAGGCCCTCGTCGACGGCGATCTCGCGGATCAGCGCCATCACCTGGTCGCTCGACTCGGGGTCGAGCGAGGCGACGGGCTCGTCGGCGAGCAGCACCTGGGGCCGCTGCATCAGCGCGCGGGCGATGGCCACGCGCTGCTGCTGACCGCCCGAGAGGGTGTCGGCGCGCTGGTAGGCGCGCTCGAGCAGCCCGACGCGCTCGAGCCGGGCGAGCGCCTCGGCCCGGGCCGCACGTCCGTACGACCAGAGGCCGAGGCGCGGGCCCCGCACGGCGGCGAGCGAGCCGGTGAGCACGTTCTCGAGCACCGTGAGCGACGGCACGAGCTCGAACTGCTGGAAGATGAAGCCGACCTCGCTCCGCAGCTCGCGGAGCGCACGGCCCGAGAGCGCCGTGACCTCGCGGCCGAGCACGGTGACCCGGCCCTCGGTCGGGCGCTCGAGGCCGTCGACGTGCCGCAGCAGCGTCGACTTGCCCGAGCCGGAGAGGCCGAGCAGCACGACGACCTCGCCGCGCCGGACGTCGAGCGAGGCGCCGTCGAGGGCCGTCGTCGTGCCGAAGCGCTTGGTGATGCCTTCGAGCGAGACGACGATCTCGGCGGGGGCGACGTGGTCGGCGTGCGGGTTCATGGGGTCTCCAGGGGGCTTCGGCGGTGCGGGAGGTGCGGTGCGACGGGGAGTTCGGGAGGCGCGTGCGCGGGGGGTGCGGATCGCGGGAGGCGCGGTGACGGTGGCGACCGTCACCGCGCCTCCTTCAGGCGGAGGCCGTCAGGCCTGGCACTGCGTGGCGTTCGTCTTCTCGCAGATGTCGCGGATCTGGTCGTAGTACGCGTCGTCGACCGGCGTGGTCTGGAAGAACACGGCGCGGAAGCCCTCGCTGTCGGCGCTCTCGATGCCCGCGGCGACCATGTCGTCGGCGGTGACGTCCGAGAGGATGTCCTTCAGCTGCTGCTTGACGTCGTCGGGCAGCGTGTCCGACTCGACGATCGGGGCGCCGGGCACCATCTGCTCGTCGATCACCTCGACGGCGTCGCTCTTGGCGACCTCGCTGTCCTCGGCGAAGCCGGCCTCGCACTCGGTGCCCTCGCCGACCTTCTGCACGCTGACGTCGTGCTTGCCCGCGAAGACGGGGGTGATGTCCTTCTCGGGGTCGATGCCGGCCTCGAGCAGCGCGTAGCTCGGGAACAGGTAGCCCGAGGTCGACGACGGGTCGACGAAGCAGATCTTCTTGCCTGCCATGTCGTCGATCGACGTGATGTCGCTGCCCTTCGGCACGATGGCCTGCGAGAAGTAGCCGGGCTCCTGGCCCTCTGCCGTGGTGATCGACGAGATCGGGGTCAGCTCGGCGCCGTTGTTCGTGGCGGTCACGTACGTGAAGCCCGAGAACGACGCGACGTCGATCTGGCCGGCGATCGACGCCTCGATCAGCGCGGCGTAGTCGGTCGACTCGTGGTACTCGACGGTCTTGCCGGTCTCCTGCGCGATGTAGTCCATCAGCGGCTGGTAGTTGGTCTCGGTGTCGACCGAGTCGGGCACGACGCCGAAGACGAGGGTGCTCGAGTCGACGGCGTAGCCGGCGGCGTCGTCGGGCGACCCGGTGCCCTCGGCTGAGGAGGCGGCGGTCGAGCAGCCGGCGAGGGCGGTGGCGAGCAGGGCGGTGCCGGCGAGGGCGATCGCGGCGCGGGAGCGGCGGAGGGACATGACGGCCTTTCGGAGGGGAGCGGGACGCCACGATGCTGACACGCGGTCGGCCGACATAGGAACCTATCTCGTGGCCCGTTCAGTCAGAGTTCACCTCTTGTATGCCGAACCCGGCCGCTGCCTGCTGGTCCAGTCTTCAGAAGGCGAGCAGCGCGATGCCGCCCAGCACGACGACCGACGCCGTGAGCCGCTTCGCCACGGACCCCTCGCGCAGCACCAGCGCCCCGAACACCGCGACCATCACGACGCTCGTCTCGCGCGCAGGGGCGACGAGCGCGACCGGCGTCGTCTGGATCGCGACGAGCACGAGGATGTACGACATCGGCGACAGCACCCCGAAGGCGAGCACGCGCGGCCAGTGCTGCCTGACCACGTCGAGCAGCTCACGGCGTCGGCGACCGAGCGTCGCCGTGTAGAACACGACCTCGACGGCGGTCACCCCGACCATGAACGACACCGGCGAGAGCTCCCAGGTGCGCAGGGCGTGGGCGTCCCAGATCGTGTAGGAGGCGATGGCCAGGCCGGTCAGGAGGCCCCAGGCGATGCCGGGGTCGAGCCGCCGCCTCCTGCGGGGTGCCTGCGTCGTGGACGGTGCTGGTGCCGGTCTCCGGTCGATCAGCCCCGTCGCGACGACCCCCGCGACGACGACCGCGATGCCGACCGCGGCGAGCGCCGAGAGCCGCTCGCCGAGCAGGAGGACGGCGAGCACGGCGCTCACCGCGGGCCCGGTGCCGCGGGCGGTCGCGTAGACGGTGGAGAGCGACCCGGCGGCGTACCCGCGCTGCAGCACCGTCATGTAGACCACGTGCAGCACCGCCGAGACTCCCGCGCCGAGGGCGAGGCCCGCGACGCTGCCGCCGAGCCCGCCGGTGAACGGGACGACCGGCAGCCAGAGCAGGGCGCTGGCGACGGCGCCCCACCAGAGGAAAGGCGTGCCGATGCGGCTGACGCCGTGGGCGACGACGTTCCACGACGCGTGGCAGACGGCCGCGGCGAGGACGAGGAGGAGAGCTGTGCCGGACATGAGATCGGACCCTTCGACCCGACGCAGGGCACGTCGGCAGGATCCTCCAGGCTTTTGTCCGTTCAGATGACGGCCGGGCGGTGGCGCCTGGCCGTGGCGCCGCTCGGACCAGTCGGATCGTGAGATCCCGGAACCCTAGGCGCTGTCGGTCGGGACCCTAGCAGGCCCGTGTGACGCGCTCGCGACGCTGCCGCCGTGCAGCCTCCTCGCGTTCCTGCCGCTGAGGGCGGGTCTTCCGGGCCGAGGGCGGGTCGCCACGGACCCGCCCTCGGCCCGGAACACCCGCCGTCGACGGCTGTTCTCCGCGGGTCGCTAGTCTCCCGGCATGAGCGGACTCGTGCCTGACCTCGTCGCCGTCCTCGCGCTGTTCGTGAACGGTCTCGTGGCGGGTCTCTTCTTCGCCTTCGTGGTCGCGGTGTCGCCGGGGCTGCGTCGGGTCGACGACGGTGCCTTCACCGGGGCGTTCCGCGCGATCAACGCGGCGATCCTGCGCCCGTCGTTCCTGGTCGTGTTCGCCGCGGCGCCTGCCTCAGCTGCCCTGCTCGCCGTGCTGCACGTCGTCGACGGCAGCTCGGCGAGCACCTGGGCGGTCGGCGCGGCGGCCGCCTCCGTCGCCACCTTCGTCATCACGGCGGCACGCAACGTGCCGCTGAACGAGGCGCTCGCGCGGGCCGACGTGTCCGGGCCGACCTCGGCGAGCGCGGCGCGCCGTGCGTTCGAGTCGCCGTGGACTCGGTGGAACACGGTCCGCACGCTCACGAGCACCGGCGCGGTCCTGGGCCTCGCGGCCTCCGCCGTCGCGGCAGCCTGACGCGCCCAGGCGACGGGCTGCGCTGCGCTGCTGGCTGATGACTGCTGGCTGCCTACCTCTCGGCCGGGACCGCACCGCCTTTCGTACAACGCACCGAGACTAGACACGGTGCGTTGTACGAAACGCGGTGCAGTGTCCGCCGGGTGCGCTCAGGCCTCGGAGGCGGCAGCTCCGGACGAGCCGAGCGCGATCGCCTCGCGCAGGTCGGCGGCGAACTCCGCGGGCCGCTCCCAGGCGGCGAAGTGCCCGCCCGACGAGTGCTGATGGAACGCGCGCACGCCGAAGAGCCGCTCCGCGAACGAGCGCGGGGCGTTCGCGAGGTCGCCGGGGAAGATCGACAGCACCGCCGGCACCGCCGCCTCGACGCGTTCGTTGGTCGAGGGCTCGCGCAGCGCGTAGGGGCCGAACGACGTGCCGATCGTGCCCGTGAACCAGTAGGCGGAGACCCAGGTGAGCACGTCGTCGTCGCTGAAGACCGCCTCCATGCCGCCCTCGACCGAGCGGTCGCTCCACGACCAGAGCTTCTCGCCGATCCAGGCGAGCAGCCCCGCCGGGGAGTCGCCGAGCGCCACGGCGAGCGTGCCCGGCTTGGTCGCGTGCTCGTGGGCGTAGCCGCCCTCGGCGGCCTGCCACTGCTCGCGTCGGTCGGCGTAGGCGAGTTCTTCGTCGGTGAGGTCGTCGGGCAGCTCGGCGGCCAAGTGCGTCTGCGGCACGTCGGTCAGGTGCACGGCCGAGACCGCCTGGCCGTGCCGACGCAGCAGCGCCTCGGCGACCCCCGCCCCGATGTCGCCGCCGCTGACGACGTACCGCTCGTGCCCCATGGCCGCGAGAGCCGCCGCGACGACGTCCGACATCTCGACCCCGGACATGCCGCCGGCCGCCGAGGAGGCGCTGAACGGGTACCCGGGGAGCGCCGGCACCACGACCGTCGCGTCGCCCAGCAGCGGCAGCACCTTCTCGAAGCGCAGCACCGAGTCGGGCCAGCCGTGCAGCAGCACGACCACCGGGGCGTCGGGCGCGCCGCGGCGGCGCACGACACGGAGCGGGGTCGGGCCGTCGACCAGCTCCCACGGCAGGTCGAGGATCCGCTGCTCGTGCAGCCGCCAGTCGTACCCGTCGGCCCAGCGCGCGAGCAGACGCTCGAGCCAGGCGGCGTCGACACCGTGCCGCGGCTCGAGCCCCGCGGGCAGGTCGACGCGCCGTCGGCGGGCGAGCCGTTCTCGGAGGTCGACCACCGCCTCCTCGGGGACGCGTGCCGGGGCCGGGGTCTGCGCGTACGTCTGCATGGCCGCACCCTACGGCGAGGGGCCGACACCGGGCGGCCCACGCCACCAGAACGGGGTCTGGTCTCGCTCGTCCCCACCTGGTGAAGTGGATCAGTGACCGATCTGCCCTCGCTGCCCCGCCCTGCCTCCCCCCTCGACGAGGACACCGAGCTCCGCGTCCGCGTCGTGGAGGCGGTCATCGTCGCGTTCCGCAGCCGCGCGTTCCACGAGACAGACTTCGACGTGGTGTCCGAGCTCGCCGGCCTGCCCGTCGAGACGGTGCGCGGGCTCTTCCCGAGCTGGAACGGCCTCGTGATGGCCGCCGTCGACCGCTGGAACGCCGAGCGGATGCGACCGGTCGTCCCGCTGATGCACGCGTACGGCACGGTCCGGTTCCTCCGCGGGATCGTGGAGCGGAACGTCCTCGACCCGTCGCTGATGCGCCTCCTCACCTCGCTGCTGAACGTCGCGGCGACGCCGGGACACCCCATGGCGCCGACCCTGCATCACGAGTGGCGCAAGTTCCACGCCCTCATCCTGGGAGGCCTCACCGCCGACGTGGACGCAGGGCGCGAGCCGCACACGATGGACCCGGTCCGAGGCTCCGAGCAGCTGATCGCCCTGTACGAAGGGCTGCAGATGCAGTCGATGGTGCGACCCGACATGGACCTGCTGGCCGCGTACGACCGGGCCGTGACGCGCCTCCGGGCGGGCTGGTCGCAGGACTACGTCGAGCACGTCTGGGACCTCGACAGCTAGCATCCGAGCATGACCACCTTCAGCCACGTCACCGTCGTCGGCGCCGGCGTCCTCGGCGCCCAGATCACCTTCCAGATCGCAGTCCACGGCGTCGCAGTCCGAGCCTGGGACGTCGACGACGACGCCGTCACGGCTGCCGAGGCTCGCCTCCGGTCGATCGTCGAGCAGTACGTCGCCGACCTGGGCGACGACCACCGGCAGGCAGCCGAGGAGGCGGTGGCCGGCATCGCCCTCACCACCGACCTCGCCGAGGCGGTCGCCGACGCCGACCTCGTGGTCGAGGCCGTCCCGGAGACGCTCGAGCTCAAGCAGGGCGTCTACGCGAAGCTCGCCGCCGCCGCGCCCGAGCACACGGTCTTCGCCACGAACTCGTCGACCCTGCTGCCGAGCCAGCTCGCCGACGCGACCGGCCGCCCCGGGAAGTTCCTGGCGCTGCACTTCGCCAACCACATCTGGCGGCAGAACACGGCCGAGATCATGGGCAGCCCCCGCACCGACCCCGCCGTCTTCGACCAGGTCGTGGCGTTCGCGGGCGAGATCGGCATGGTGCCGATCCCCCTCCACAAGGAGCAGCCCGGCTATGTGCTGAACTCCCTGCTCGTGCCGTTCCTCGGCGCCGCGTCCGAGCTGGTCCTCCGCGGCGTGGCCGAGCCGGAGACGATCGACGCCACCTGGCGCATCGGCACGGGTGCGCCGATGGGCCCGTTCCAGATCTTCGACATCGTCGGCCTGCGGACCGCCTACGCGATCTCGGCGGCCAGCGACGAGGAGGGGGCCAAGCTCTGGGCGGACCACCTCAAGACGAACTACCTCGACCAGGGCAAGCTCGGGGTCGAGTCGGGCGAGGGCTTCTACACGTACCGCTGAGTGCGGCGCTCGTGGCGACAACGGGTCCGCTATTGACACTTATCGGCAACAAGTGTCAACATCTGCAGAGTTGGCGACACTGAGGAGGCGCGATGACGGCTTGGCCGGAACACGCCACACGGTCGGTTCCGTGGCAGAGCTCCACGCGCCGCGGCAACCGAGACGATCGGATGCTCAGCGAGATCGTCGTGTCGCTGCCCCCCGCGATCGCCGAGCTCACCCCGCCTGACGCGCCGGACCGCGATCTCGCGAGAGCCCGATGGGAGGCTCGGGACCTCGAGCGGGTCGGGGACGGTGTGCTCGCCCCCCTCGCAGGCTTCCTGATCCGCATGGAGTCGGTCGCCTCCAGCCGCATCGAGCACGTCGAGGCGACGCCGGTCGCGTTCGCCCGCGCGATCGGCGGCCTCAGGGAGAACGAGTCCGCGATGTCGATGGTCGCGGCCGGCGCCGCGATCGTGACGCTCATCGAGGCCTCGAGCGAGAGGGTCGTGCTCGACGAGATCCTCGCCGCCCACGCCGCGCTGATGCTCAACGACCCCGACCCGGATGAACGCCGCAGTGCCGGCCAGGTCCGCGACGTGCAGAACTGGATCGGCGGGTCGCAGCACTCCCCGCGGAACGCGCTCTACGTCCCCCCGCCGCCGGAGGACGTCCCTGCGCTCCTCGACGACCTCGTCGCGTTCGTGAACCGTGACGACGTCGAGCCCGTCACGCAGGCCGCGATCGCCCACGCGCAGTTCGAGAGCATCCACCCGTTCACCGACGGGAACGGCCGCATCGGGAGGGCCCTCATCGGCGCGGTGCTGCGCCGTCGCGGCGTGACGCCCCACACGGTGCTGCCGGTCGCCAGCGCCCTGGCCGCGGACACGCCGCACTACTTCTCGCTGCTCACGGCGTACCGCTCGGGAGACCCGCTGCCGATCATCACGGACCTGTCGCTCAGCATCGAGGCCGCGGCCCGGGAGGCGCGCGGCACCGCCCGTTCGTTCGCGCGGTACGAAGAGACCTGGCGCGCGCAGGTCGGCCCTCGCGCGGGGAGCGCGACCGACCTGATCCTGTCGCACCTGCTGGCCCTGCCGGTCTTCACCGTCGAGCAGCTCGCCCGCGCCACCGGCATCCCCGAGCGCAGCGTCTACCGCTCGGTCGCGACACTCGAGGAGCACCATGTCGTCGACGCTGTGACGGAGCGCGTCCGCGGTCGTGCCTACGCCGCGATGGACGTCCTCGACGAGTTCGACGACCTGGACGCCCGCATCCGCGAGCGCGTCACGCTGCTGCGCGACACCTGACGCGACGCACGCGACGCACGCGACGCACGCGACGCACGCGACGCCCGCGACGCCCGCGACGGCCTGACGGTCACGTCGAGCCGCGCACGACCAGGCGGACCGGGCCGGCGACCGTCCCGGGTGACGGCGCTCCCCCGATGGCGTCGACGAGGTGCTGAGCGGCGGCGCGGCCGAGCTGCTCGAGGGACATGTCGATGCTCGTCAGAGGCGGGCGTGACTCCCTGACCAGCAGGTCCCAGTTGTCGAACCCGACCACGGAGATGTCGTCCGGGACGCTGACGCCTTCGTCGCGGAGCGCGTCGATGGCACCGCGGGCGATGTGGTCGCTGCCGCCGATGATCGCGTCGACGGGCTCGCCGCCCCTGACCAGGAGGCGGGCACAGTCCCGGCCCCACCCCTCGCCCCACTGCCCGAAGAGGGAGGCGCCGCCGACGAGTTCCAGCCCCGCCGCCGTCAGGGCCTGCTGGACCCCTGCAGCGCGGTCGCGAGCGGCCGCGTAGGAGGACTCGCCGTTGATCAGGGCGATGCGCGTCCGCCCCTTCTCGATCAGGTGCTCGGCCGCCAGGCGTCCGGCCTGGACGTTGTCGGGGGTGAAGGAGGCGTCCGCCGGGTCGCTGGACGGGGCGTAGACGTAGACGACCGGGACGTCCGCGAGCAGCGGGACGGGCGGGCGCGGGTTCGTGGTGCGACCGACGATGAGCAGGCCGTCGACGCGACGCGTCAGCAGCGTCTGCAGGTGCAGCTGCTCGCGGAGCGCGTCGTCGCGGGCGTCGGCGAGCAGCACGGACAGCGACCCCGAGCCGAAGGCGTCCTCGGCGCCGAGCAGCACCGGCAGCACGAACCGGTTGTCCAGGTCGCTCGTGACCATCCCGATGGTGCCGGTCCGCGCCGAGTTCAGCGCCTGCGCGAAGAAGTTGGGCGTGAACGAGAGCGCCGCAGCGGCCTCCTGCACCTTCACGCGCGTCGACTCCCGTACCTGCGCACGGCCGTTCAGGGCCTTGGAGGCGGTGGCGACCGACACCCCGGCGGCCCTGGCGACGTCGGCCAGCGTGACGGGCGTCGTCGGGGCCTTGCCGCCTCCTGCTGTGGTCATGTACCGAAAATAGTTCACAAACTCATTGACGGGCAAGTGATGCCCGTGTAACTTCACACCCGAAACCAGTTTCGGTCTCTTTGCTCTCGACGATGAGCGCCCTGTGCTGCACCTGCCGGGCTCTCTGACGGAGCACCCGCAGCAGTTCAGAGAGGAACCTCCTGTGATCTCCTTCATCCGCAGCAAGCGCACCGCCGTGGCCGTCGTCGGCCTGGCCGCCGCGACCCTCGCCCTGACCGGCTGTGCCGGCGGAGCGGGCGGCGGCTCGTCCGACGCCGCCTCCGGCACCTACACGTTCTGGGACCCGTACCCCCAGTTCGACGACTCCAGCGACTGGGCGAAGCTCATCGAGAAGTGCGGCACGGAGGCGGGCGTGACGGTCGAGCGCACCGGCTACGACACGTCCGACCTCACCAGCAAGGCCCTGCTCGCCGGCCAACAGGGCAACTCCCCCGACCTGCTGCTCGTCGACAACCCGGTCGTCTCGACCCTGGCCGAGGCGGGCCTGCTCACCGACACCGACGAGACCGGGGCCGACACCTCCGACATCGAGGCGAACATCCTGGCCGCCGGCCAGCTCGACGGGAAGACCTACGGCGTCCCCATCGGCGCCAACACGCTCGCGCTCTACTACAACAAGGCCGTCCTCGACGCCGCCGGCGTCGACCCGGCGTCGGTCACCGACTGGGACAGCCTCACCTCCGCGCTCGAGGCGGTCTCCGCCTCCGGCGGCAAGGGCATCACCTTCTCGGGCATCGGCACCGAGGAGGGCAGCTTCCAGTTCCTGCCCTGGTACTGGGGCTCGGGCGCCGACCTCACCGAGCTCGACTCGGACGACGCCGTCTCGGCCCTGGCCCTCTGGACCGACTGGGTCGAGAAGGGCTACGCCCCCAACTCGGTGATCAACAACACGCAGACGACGAGCTGGCAGGAGTTCCTCACCGGCGAGTACGCCTTCAGCGAGAACGGCACCTGGCAGCTCGCGGGCGTCAAGGAGTCGGGCATCGACTACGGCATCATCTCGATCCCCTCGAAGGACGGCGGCGCAGCCCCGGCCCCGACCGGCGGCGAGTTCCTCACCGTCCCCGTCCAGAGCGACGACGCCCGCTACGAGGTGAGCGAGAAGATCCAGTCGTGCCTGACGAGCACCGACAACCTCGTCGCGACCGACACCACGCTGTCCTACGTCGCACCCACGAAGGACGCCCAGGCCGAGCAGGTCGCCACCGACCCCGACCTCGAGCCGTGGGTCACCGCGGTCGCCGACGCCAAGGGCCGCACGAGCGACGACCTCGGCACCGACTACCCGAAGATCTCGGAGCAGCTCTGGAAGGCCGTGCAGAACAGCCTGAGCGGGTCGTCCGACCCCGAGGCCGCCCTGCAGGAGGCGCAGCAGGCCGCCGCGTCGGCCACGAAGTAGGGGGACGCGCACCGTGAGCACCGACACGATCGAACGTCGCGAGGCACCGTCCGTGGGGAGGCCGGCCCTGGACCCCGGCCTCCCCGGCACCGGACGCCGGCGACGACGCGGGCCGGGCGCCTCCCAGCTCACCGCCTGGGCGTTCCTCGCCCCGGTCGTCGTCTACCTCGCGGTCTTCTACGTCTGGCCGCTCGTCCGGAACGTCGACCTGTCGACGCACGACTACACGGTCCGGTCGTTCATCGACGGCACCGCGCCCTTCATCGGCATCGAGAACTTCGCCGACGTGTTCGCCAGCCCGACCTTCGGGCCGGCGCTGGTGAACACCCTGCTGTTCACGGGCATCTCGATCGCGTTCCAGTTCTCGATCGGCATGGCCCTCGCGGTGTTCTTCTTCCAGAAGTTCCCGCTGTCGTCGACGCTCCGGGCCCTGTTCCTCGTGCCGTGGCTGCTCCCGCTGATCGTGAGCGCGTCGACCTGGTCGTGGATGCTCAACAGCGAGAGCGGGGTCGTCAACTCCGTGATCCGCAGCCTCGGCGGCGACCAGGTCAACTGGCTGACGTCGCCGCAGTGGGCCCTGACCAGCGTGATCATCGCCAACATCTGGATCGGCATCCCGTTCAACCTGGTCATCCTCTACAGCGGCCTGCAGAACATCCCCGGCGACATCTACGAGGCGGCCGCGCTCGACGGCGCGAACGCGTGGCAGGTCTTCTGGCGCATCACGTTCCCGCTGCTGCGCCCCGTCTCGGCCATCACGATCCTGCTCGGCCTCGTCTACACGTTGAAGGTCTTCGACATCATCTGGATCATGACGCGCGGCGGGCCCGGCGACGCCTCGACCACCTTCGCCATCTGGTCCTACCAGCTCGGCTTCGGCTCGACCCTCCCCTCCTTCGGCCCCGCCGCCGCGGTCGGCAACCTGCTGATCGTCATGGCGCTCGTCTGCGGATTCGTCTACCTGCGCGTGCAGAGGAAGCAGGACCAGTCATGAGCGCCACCATCCGGCCCGCCGCCGCCCCGACGTCCGCCGCCCGCCGCGCCTCCTCGAGTCGTGCCGGCCGCCGCAGCCTCGCCACCACGGTGATCGGGGTCGTGCTCACCGCGATCATGCTGTTCCCGATCTACTGGATGATCAACGTGTCGCTGACCCCGACCGCGCAGATGCGGCAGAGCCCGCCGTCGTGGTTCCCCTCGGCCCCCACGCTCGACGGCTACCGGGCCGTCGTCGCCGATCAGCTGCCGTTCCTCGGCACCAGCCTGCTGGTCGGCCTCGGCACCGTCGTCGTCACCGTCGCCCTGTCGGCGCCGGCCGCGTACTCGCTGGCCAAGCTGCGACCCGTCGGGGGAGGCGCGCTGAGCTTCGTGATGATCGTCGCGCAGATGATCCCCCAGGTCATCATGGCCATGGGCTTCTACGCGATCTACCTCAACCTCGGCATCCTGAACCAGTGGTGGGGCCTCGTCATCGCCGACTCGACCCTGGCGGTGCCGTTCGGGGTGCTCATCTTCACGGCCTTCATGCGAGGGATCCCCGACGAGCTGATGAGCGCCGCGAAGCTCGACGGAGCCGGCGCGTGGCGCACGTTCCGATCGGTCGTCCTGCCCGTCAGCCGCAACTCGGCCGTGACCGTGGGGCTCTTCGCGTTCCTCTGGGCCTGGTCGGACTTCGTGTTCTCGTCGACCCTGAACAGCGGCGGCGACGCCCAGACCATCACGCTCGGCATCTACCGCTACATCGGGAACAACAACCAGGAGTGGAACTCGATCATGGCGACCGCCGTCGTCGCGTCGATCCCCGCCACGGTGCTCCTCGTCGTCGCCCAGCGCTACGTCGCCGCGGGCGTCACCGCGGGTGCCGTCAAGGACTGACGCCGCCGACGCCGTCAGCTGTCTCCTCCCTCGCCTCGCTCCCCTCCCCCACCACCCGGAGAACCCACGTGACCACCACCGCCCCCCGCACCCGCTCCTCCTCCGCCGCCGCCCGCGCCGACCGCGCTGACGGCACCGACGGCATCGACGGCACCGACCGCGCCCGCCGGTTCGCCGGCGCCGTCTCGCCGTCCACCTCGACCCTCACCCCGCTCGACGCGACCGAGATCCGGCTCACCGACGGCTTCTGGGCCGAGAAGCAGGCCCTGAACGCCGACGTCGTGCTG from Frigoribacterium sp. PvP032 includes these protein-coding regions:
- a CDS encoding 3-hydroxyacyl-CoA dehydrogenase; its protein translation is MTTFSHVTVVGAGVLGAQITFQIAVHGVAVRAWDVDDDAVTAAEARLRSIVEQYVADLGDDHRQAAEEAVAGIALTTDLAEAVADADLVVEAVPETLELKQGVYAKLAAAAPEHTVFATNSSTLLPSQLADATGRPGKFLALHFANHIWRQNTAEIMGSPRTDPAVFDQVVAFAGEIGMVPIPLHKEQPGYVLNSLLVPFLGAASELVLRGVAEPETIDATWRIGTGAPMGPFQIFDIVGLRTAYAISAASDEEGAKLWADHLKTNYLDQGKLGVESGEGFYTYR
- a CDS encoding phosphate/phosphite/phosphonate ABC transporter substrate-binding protein → MSLRRSRAAIALAGTALLATALAGCSTAASSAEGTGSPDDAAGYAVDSSTLVFGVVPDSVDTETNYQPLMDYIAQETGKTVEYHESTDYAALIEASIAGQIDVASFSGFTYVTATNNGAELTPISSITTAEGQEPGYFSQAIVPKGSDITSIDDMAGKKICFVDPSSTSGYLFPSYALLEAGIDPEKDITPVFAGKHDVSVQKVGEGTECEAGFAEDSEVAKSDAVEVIDEQMVPGAPIVESDTLPDDVKQQLKDILSDVTADDMVAAGIESADSEGFRAVFFQTTPVDDAYYDQIRDICEKTNATQCQA
- the phnC gene encoding phosphonate ABC transporter ATP-binding protein translates to MNPHADHVAPAEIVVSLEGITKRFGTTTALDGASLDVRRGEVVVLLGLSGSGKSTLLRHVDGLERPTEGRVTVLGREVTALSGRALRELRSEVGFIFQQFELVPSLTVLENVLTGSLAAVRGPRLGLWSYGRAARAEALARLERVGLLERAYQRADTLSGGQQQRVAIARALMQRPQVLLADEPVASLDPESSDQVMALIREIAVDEGLTVICSLHQVDLALSWADRIVGLRHGAVVLDTETEGLSKAQVMEIYGRVATSTGQLEAIELELAGAGSTAGAGSAAGTAGTASAGDIVR
- a CDS encoding alpha/beta fold hydrolase; the protein is MQTYAQTPAPARVPEEAVVDLRERLARRRRVDLPAGLEPRHGVDAAWLERLLARWADGYDWRLHEQRILDLPWELVDGPTPLRVVRRRGAPDAPVVVLLHGWPDSVLRFEKVLPLLGDATVVVPALPGYPFSASSAAGGMSGVEMSDVVAAALAAMGHERYVVSGGDIGAGVAEALLRRHGQAVSAVHLTDVPQTHLAAELPDDLTDEELAYADRREQWQAAEGGYAHEHATKPGTLAVALGDSPAGLLAWIGEKLWSWSDRSVEGGMEAVFSDDDVLTWVSAYWFTGTIGTSFGPYALREPSTNERVEAAVPAVLSIFPGDLANAPRSFAERLFGVRAFHQHSSGGHFAAWERPAEFAADLREAIALGSSGAAASEA
- a CDS encoding LacI family DNA-binding transcriptional regulator; the protein is MTTAGGGKAPTTPVTLADVARAAGVSVATASKALNGRAQVRESTRVKVQEAAAALSFTPNFFAQALNSARTGTIGMVTSDLDNRFVLPVLLGAEDAFGSGSLSVLLADARDDALREQLHLQTLLTRRVDGLLIVGRTTNPRPPVPLLADVPVVYVYAPSSDPADASFTPDNVQAGRLAAEHLIEKGRTRIALINGESSYAAARDRAAGVQQALTAAGLELVGGASLFGQWGEGWGRDCARLLVRGGEPVDAIIGGSDHIARGAIDALRDEGVSVPDDISVVGFDNWDLLVRESRPPLTSIDMSLEQLGRAAAQHLVDAIGGAPSPGTVAGPVRLVVRGST
- a CDS encoding DUF1772 domain-containing protein, with amino-acid sequence MSGLVPDLVAVLALFVNGLVAGLFFAFVVAVSPGLRRVDDGAFTGAFRAINAAILRPSFLVVFAAAPASAALLAVLHVVDGSSASTWAVGAAAASVATFVITAARNVPLNEALARADVSGPTSASAARRAFESPWTRWNTVRTLTSTGAVLGLAASAVAAA
- a CDS encoding TetR/AcrR family transcriptional regulator, yielding MTDLPSLPRPASPLDEDTELRVRVVEAVIVAFRSRAFHETDFDVVSELAGLPVETVRGLFPSWNGLVMAAVDRWNAERMRPVVPLMHAYGTVRFLRGIVERNVLDPSLMRLLTSLLNVAATPGHPMAPTLHHEWRKFHALILGGLTADVDAGREPHTMDPVRGSEQLIALYEGLQMQSMVRPDMDLLAAYDRAVTRLRAGWSQDYVEHVWDLDS
- a CDS encoding Fic family protein, translated to MLSEIVVSLPPAIAELTPPDAPDRDLARARWEARDLERVGDGVLAPLAGFLIRMESVASSRIEHVEATPVAFARAIGGLRENESAMSMVAAGAAIVTLIEASSERVVLDEILAAHAALMLNDPDPDERRSAGQVRDVQNWIGGSQHSPRNALYVPPPPEDVPALLDDLVAFVNRDDVEPVTQAAIAHAQFESIHPFTDGNGRIGRALIGAVLRRRGVTPHTVLPVASALAADTPHYFSLLTAYRSGDPLPIITDLSLSIEAAAREARGTARSFARYEETWRAQVGPRAGSATDLILSHLLALPVFTVEQLARATGIPERSVYRSVATLEEHHVVDAVTERVRGRAYAAMDVLDEFDDLDARIRERVTLLRDT
- a CDS encoding EamA family transporter translates to MSGTALLLVLAAAVCHASWNVVAHGVSRIGTPFLWWGAVASALLWLPVVPFTGGLGGSVAGLALGAGVSAVLHVVYMTVLQRGYAAGSLSTVYATARGTGPAVSAVLAVLLLGERLSALAAVGIAVVVAGVVATGLIDRRPAPAPSTTQAPRRRRRLDPGIAWGLLTGLAIASYTIWDAHALRTWELSPVSFMVGVTAVEVVFYTATLGRRRRELLDVVRQHWPRVLAFGVLSPMSYILVLVAIQTTPVALVAPARETSVVMVAVFGALVLREGSVAKRLTASVVVLGGIALLAF